In Bryobacteraceae bacterium, the following proteins share a genomic window:
- the rlmB gene encoding 23S rRNA (guanosine(2251)-2'-O)-methyltransferase RlmB, producing MPVVSRTHIAGVHAVREALRAHKDGSGAVERLLVARGASNARIQECVDAARAAGIPVRFEDRAALDRMAPGAAHQGLVAEAGSRRYLDLDEYLAAAKGVMVVVLDGVEDPHNLGAVMRSVHAAGAAAVVIPDRRSAGLTAVAMKAAAGAAEHLPVVRVGNVNRALEQLKKAGYWIYGLDERGTESYDRVAYAEPAALVLGGEGKGLHQQVRSHCDVLVRIPLAGAISSLNVSVAAGVALFEWKRRRAQEPEAQEAGAQDRKTGS from the coding sequence TTGCCGGTAGTTTCGCGAACCCACATCGCGGGCGTCCACGCGGTTCGGGAGGCCCTGCGCGCGCACAAAGACGGCTCCGGCGCGGTGGAGCGCCTGCTGGTCGCCCGCGGCGCTTCGAACGCGCGCATTCAGGAATGCGTCGATGCGGCGCGCGCGGCGGGCATCCCGGTGCGATTCGAGGATCGCGCCGCACTGGACCGCATGGCTCCCGGCGCCGCTCACCAGGGCTTGGTGGCCGAAGCCGGTTCCCGGCGCTATCTCGACCTGGACGAATACCTCGCCGCCGCGAAGGGCGTAATGGTCGTAGTGCTCGATGGCGTCGAAGACCCGCACAACCTCGGCGCGGTGATGCGGAGCGTGCATGCGGCCGGCGCCGCGGCCGTGGTCATTCCGGACCGGCGGTCGGCCGGGCTCACCGCGGTGGCGATGAAGGCGGCGGCGGGCGCGGCCGAGCATCTTCCCGTGGTGCGCGTGGGCAACGTCAACCGGGCCCTGGAGCAACTGAAGAAGGCTGGCTACTGGATCTACGGGCTCGACGAGCGGGGGACGGAATCCTACGATCGCGTGGCCTACGCCGAGCCCGCCGCGCTCGTGCTGGGCGGCGAGGGCAAGGGCCTCCACCAGCAGGTGCGGTCCCATTGCGACGTCCTGGTGCGGATCCCGCTCGCCGGGGCGATTTCGTCGCTGAACGTATCGGTGGCGGCGGGTGTGGCGCTGTTCGAGTGGAAACGGCGGCGCGCCCAGGAACCGGAAGCCCAGGAGGCGGGAGCCCAGGACCGCAAGACCGGTAGCTAG
- the larA gene encoding nickel-dependent lactate racemase, which produces MRVDFAFGKSGLSLDLPPSFEYKILEARSATPLEDWRSALDAALDKPIGTPALSELARGKRSAAISVCDITRPVPNRLMLPAILPRLETAGIPRDAITILIATGLHRPATEDEIAEIVGSETAGRYKVMNHFARNLSEHRHLGQTASGTPVYIDERFVSADLHITLGFIEPHLMLGYSGGRKLIAPGLAAQETIKVLHSPRFMRDPRTHEGSIDDNPLHRELLEIAAMARHDFMVDVSLSRDRRIAGIFAGGGAAAHRAGVDFVSRVMLETLDGPADAVITTAAGYPLDLTFYQAVKGITAAQHVLKPAGRILLLAACDEGPGAHEFSEMLRTAPPAGEFLTRIEGREVIVDQWQMEKLAMVARKARMLYYTPGLPAGYHGNLWGTPYPSAQAALNALAAELPDGARVAVIPEGPYVLAKAAAMAA; this is translated from the coding sequence ATGCGCGTGGATTTCGCTTTTGGGAAGTCGGGACTTTCCCTCGACTTGCCGCCCTCCTTCGAATACAAGATTCTGGAGGCGCGATCCGCCACGCCGCTCGAGGACTGGCGCTCGGCGCTCGATGCGGCGCTCGACAAGCCTATCGGTACGCCCGCGCTCTCCGAACTCGCGCGCGGCAAGAGGTCCGCCGCCATCTCGGTGTGCGACATTACACGGCCTGTGCCGAATCGACTCATGTTGCCCGCCATCCTGCCCCGGCTCGAAACAGCGGGCATTCCCCGTGACGCCATCACTATCCTTATCGCCACCGGCCTCCATCGCCCCGCGACCGAAGACGAAATCGCCGAGATCGTCGGGTCCGAAACCGCCGGGCGTTACAAAGTGATGAATCACTTCGCGCGCAACCTCTCCGAGCACCGCCACCTCGGCCAAACCGCCTCTGGCACGCCGGTCTACATCGACGAGCGCTTCGTTTCCGCCGATCTCCATATCACTCTTGGCTTTATCGAGCCGCACCTGATGCTCGGGTACTCCGGCGGCAGAAAGTTGATCGCGCCCGGTCTGGCGGCGCAGGAAACGATCAAGGTGCTGCACAGCCCACGCTTCATGCGCGACCCGCGCACGCATGAGGGCTCCATCGACGACAACCCGCTCCACCGCGAATTGCTCGAGATCGCCGCGATGGCCCGGCACGACTTCATGGTCGACGTCTCGCTCTCGCGGGACCGCCGAATCGCCGGGATCTTCGCCGGTGGCGGCGCCGCCGCCCATCGCGCCGGTGTGGACTTCGTCTCACGGGTGATGCTCGAAACGCTCGATGGTCCAGCCGATGCCGTGATCACCACCGCCGCCGGCTATCCGCTCGACCTCACCTTCTACCAGGCCGTGAAAGGCATCACCGCCGCGCAACACGTGTTAAAGCCCGCCGGCCGGATTCTGCTGCTCGCCGCCTGCGACGAGGGCCCGGGCGCCCACGAGTTCAGCGAGATGCTCCGGACCGCTCCGCCGGCCGGTGAATTCCTCACCCGGATCGAGGGCCGCGAAGTGATCGTTGACCAGTGGCAGATGGAGAAGCTCGCCATGGTGGCGCGGAAGGCGCGGATGCTGTACTACACACCCGGGCTGCCCGCCGGGTATCACGGGAATCTGTGGGGGACGCCGTACCCCTCAGCGCAGGCGGCGCTCAACGCGCTGGCCGCTGAACTGCCGGATGGGGCGCGTGTGGCGGTCATCCCCGAGGGGCCCTACGTGCTGGCCAAAGCCGCCGCGATGGCCGCCTAG
- a CDS encoding D-aminoacylase, translating into MPRVLPYLLLLIPTLAAAQTTASADWLLRNARIVDGSGNPWYTGDIAIRGDAIAAVGPRLTGVRAARTLDLRGLVLAPGFVDTHSHSRRGIFEVPLAENCIRQGVTTVMEGPDGSSPLPVAPFLARVAQAHPTINFGMLAGHGTIRSDVMGSENRDATGAEIRKMRELTRQAMLDGAFGLSTGLFYVPGNYATTEEAIALAEVAGEFGGIHTSHMREEAAHVADSVRETIRIGEEGHLPTQVTHHKIIGKPYWGKSVETLRLVDEARARGVDVTIDQYPYTASSTGITALFPQWAQAGGVRALRERLNAPETRERIKAVTVDRIRTDRGGGDPKNIQIATCDFDKSLAGKTLADLTIARGVEPTPENAADTAIDLIGRGTCQAIYHAIDEADVERIMRHPQTMIASDGGIPAPGEGVPHPRNYGTFARVLSRYVRERGVLTLEEAVRKMSSFPAARFRVMDRGLIRPGMKADLAVFDPAKVLDKAEFGNPHQYAEGFAHVFVNGEAVLLDGKMTGARPGRVLYGPGKAAQ; encoded by the coding sequence ATGCCGCGGGTTCTTCCCTACCTCCTACTCCTCATTCCGACTTTGGCCGCCGCGCAGACCACTGCGTCTGCGGACTGGCTGCTGCGCAACGCGCGTATCGTCGACGGATCCGGTAACCCGTGGTACACGGGCGACATAGCGATTCGCGGAGATGCCATCGCCGCCGTCGGGCCGCGCCTTACCGGCGTCCGCGCGGCGCGCACGCTGGACCTGCGCGGCTTGGTGCTCGCGCCCGGTTTCGTCGACACCCACAGCCACTCGCGCCGTGGGATCTTCGAAGTCCCCCTCGCCGAAAACTGTATCCGCCAGGGCGTCACCACCGTGATGGAGGGTCCGGATGGAAGCTCACCCCTGCCCGTCGCGCCGTTCCTTGCCCGCGTGGCGCAGGCGCACCCTACTATCAATTTTGGTATGCTCGCCGGCCACGGCACTATCAGATCTGATGTGATGGGCTCCGAGAACCGAGACGCCACCGGCGCCGAAATCCGAAAAATGAGAGAGCTGACGCGCCAGGCGATGCTCGACGGCGCGTTCGGCCTCTCGACGGGACTTTTTTACGTCCCGGGTAATTATGCTACTACCGAGGAAGCAATTGCTCTAGCCGAAGTGGCCGGCGAGTTCGGCGGCATTCACACGTCGCACATGCGCGAAGAGGCGGCGCACGTCGCCGATTCGGTCCGCGAGACGATCCGCATCGGCGAGGAGGGCCACCTCCCGACCCAGGTGACGCACCACAAGATCATCGGCAAGCCCTACTGGGGCAAGAGCGTCGAAACGCTGCGGCTGGTGGACGAAGCACGCGCACGCGGAGTCGACGTGACCATCGACCAATACCCCTACACCGCTTCGAGCACGGGCATCACCGCGCTGTTTCCGCAATGGGCCCAGGCCGGCGGTGTGAGGGCGCTCCGCGAACGGCTCAACGCGCCGGAAACCCGCGAACGAATCAAGGCCGTCACGGTCGACCGGATCCGGACGGACCGCGGCGGCGGCGACCCGAAGAACATCCAGATCGCTACGTGCGACTTCGACAAATCGCTGGCCGGAAAGACCCTTGCCGACCTGACCATCGCGCGCGGCGTAGAGCCGACGCCGGAGAACGCCGCCGACACCGCCATCGACCTCATCGGGCGTGGAACCTGCCAGGCGATCTACCACGCCATCGACGAGGCAGATGTCGAACGCATCATGCGGCATCCCCAGACGATGATCGCCTCCGACGGCGGGATCCCGGCGCCCGGCGAGGGCGTCCCCCACCCCCGCAACTACGGCACATTCGCCCGCGTGCTCTCGCGATACGTCCGCGAGCGTGGCGTGCTGACGCTCGAAGAGGCAGTGCGCAAGATGAGTTCGTTTCCAGCGGCCCGGTTCCGCGTGATGGACCGCGGGCTCATCCGGCCCGGGATGAAGGCGGACTTGGCCGTCTTCGATCCCGCCAAGGTGCTCGATAAGGCCGAGTTCGGCAACCCGCACCAGTACGCCGAAGGCTTTGCGCACGTCTTCGTCAACGGCGAGGCGGTGCTGCTCGATGGCAAGATGACCGGCGCGCGGCCAGGACGCGTGCTCTACGGTCCAGGAAAGGCGGCGCAATGA
- a CDS encoding aminotransferase class III-fold pyridoxal phosphate-dependent enzyme, whose translation MTYEERTPESRALFERARLLLPNGVTHVARHLNPYPVYISRAAGSRKWDVDGNEYIDYLGGHGALILGHCHPQVTEAVREQAAKGAHYGASHELELEWAELIASMIPCAERVRFTVTGTEATHLALRLARAATGKTRILRFAGHFHGWHDHVAFPSGGAAGIVPGIVDEVAVCASADPSRVRQTIEERDDLAAVIVEPTGATFGHVPLPEGMLAALREATARRGVVLIFDEVISGFRVSPGGAQSLYGIVPDMATLAKIVAGGYPGAAVVGRRDLFDALEFGEETQPAVPHQGTYNAGPVSAAAGIATLKIVRDTDAIARANAGAAAIRSGFNEAIQERGLGWCAYGRFSDFHVYAGSEPLSAAEIESGRIPAARLKGAAPMKKIHAIRSGMLAEGVDLAGWPGGLTSAAHDGADVDRTVTAFRRLLAAL comes from the coding sequence ATGACCTACGAGGAACGAACCCCCGAATCGCGGGCCCTTTTCGAACGGGCGCGCCTCTTGTTGCCCAACGGAGTGACGCACGTCGCCCGGCACCTTAACCCGTACCCGGTGTACATATCGCGTGCGGCCGGGTCGCGGAAGTGGGACGTCGACGGTAACGAATACATCGATTATCTCGGCGGCCATGGCGCGCTCATCCTCGGGCACTGCCATCCGCAGGTGACCGAAGCCGTCCGCGAACAGGCCGCGAAGGGGGCGCACTACGGCGCATCGCACGAACTGGAACTCGAATGGGCCGAGCTGATCGCGTCGATGATCCCGTGCGCGGAACGAGTTCGTTTCACCGTCACCGGAACCGAGGCGACGCACCTGGCGCTGCGGCTGGCGCGCGCGGCCACCGGCAAGACCAGGATCCTGCGCTTCGCCGGGCACTTCCACGGCTGGCATGACCATGTCGCGTTCCCGTCGGGCGGGGCCGCCGGCATCGTGCCGGGCATCGTGGACGAAGTGGCGGTGTGCGCGTCCGCCGATCCTTCCCGCGTGCGGCAGACGATCGAGGAACGCGACGACTTGGCGGCGGTGATCGTGGAGCCGACCGGCGCCACGTTCGGTCACGTGCCGCTGCCCGAGGGGATGCTGGCGGCGCTGCGGGAGGCCACGGCCCGGCGTGGCGTGGTGCTTATCTTCGACGAGGTGATCTCCGGGTTCCGTGTCTCGCCCGGCGGAGCGCAGAGTCTGTACGGGATCGTTCCGGATATGGCGACGCTGGCGAAGATCGTGGCCGGCGGGTATCCGGGCGCGGCGGTGGTGGGGCGACGCGACCTGTTCGACGCGCTCGAGTTCGGCGAGGAAACGCAGCCGGCGGTCCCTCATCAGGGCACCTACAACGCCGGTCCGGTGTCGGCGGCGGCCGGCATCGCGACGCTGAAGATCGTGCGCGACACCGACGCCATCGCGCGGGCCAACGCCGGCGCGGCGGCGATCCGCTCGGGATTCAACGAGGCGATCCAAGAGCGCGGCTTGGGCTGGTGCGCGTACGGCCGGTTCTCCGATTTCCACGTCTACGCGGGATCGGAGCCGCTGAGCGCGGCCGAGATCGAGAGCGGGCGAATCCCCGCGGCGCGGCTGAAAGGCGCGGCTCCGATGAAGAAGATCCATGCCATCCGAAGCGGCATGCTCGCCGAAGGCGTGGACCTGGCGGGTTGGCCCGGCGGGCTGACTTCGGCCGCGCATGACGGCGCCGACGTGGACCGCACAGTGACGGCGTTCCGCCGTCTGCTCGCGGCCCTTTAG
- the ftsZ gene encoding cell division protein FtsZ, which produces MLNLNDSMKFEMAEEALSGTKIKVLGIGGGGGNAVARMMEAGLAGVEFFVLNTDRQALQASPVPNKLAIGSKVTNGLGAGSDPAVGRQAALEDTERIIEALEGADMVFITACLGGGTGTGAAPIIASLAKELNALTVAVVTTPFRFEGPRRMKIAEHGLAELAGTVDTVITIPNTRLLEVAPEKTGFLEAFRLADDVLRQAVQGISDIITTPGVINRDFADIRAIMLGMGYAMMSTAAAKGEKAVVEAARKAIENPLLDDGGVRGARGTLINITSSSHLPIQDIDEACTLIWQATENDDVHINWGMVLDENLKDEVKVTVIATGFVREGMEAPRKVEVPRTHRVSAPPAVAPVATTPPAFVASFVDEPPPAQQSSTVTALPPHVIEPEPVEPDEIITSPLETPDEPMSSARGDRGGNQQDLDTPAFLRRERRLFQ; this is translated from the coding sequence ATGTTGAATCTGAACGACTCGATGAAGTTCGAAATGGCCGAAGAGGCGCTTTCGGGAACCAAGATCAAAGTGCTCGGCATCGGCGGCGGCGGCGGCAACGCGGTGGCGCGGATGATGGAGGCCGGCCTCGCCGGGGTCGAGTTCTTCGTGCTCAACACGGACCGTCAGGCGCTCCAGGCCTCGCCGGTTCCGAACAAGCTCGCCATCGGTTCGAAGGTGACCAACGGTCTCGGCGCCGGGTCTGACCCGGCTGTAGGCCGGCAGGCGGCGCTTGAGGACACCGAACGCATCATCGAAGCGCTCGAAGGCGCCGACATGGTGTTCATCACCGCCTGCCTTGGCGGCGGCACGGGCACCGGCGCCGCGCCGATCATCGCCTCGCTCGCCAAAGAGCTGAACGCGCTTACGGTGGCCGTGGTCACCACTCCGTTCCGCTTCGAGGGGCCGCGGAGGATGAAGATCGCCGAGCATGGACTTGCGGAACTGGCCGGGACGGTCGATACGGTGATCACGATTCCGAACACGCGCCTGCTCGAAGTGGCGCCGGAGAAGACGGGCTTTCTCGAGGCCTTCCGCCTCGCCGACGACGTTCTGCGGCAGGCGGTCCAGGGCATCAGCGACATCATCACGACGCCGGGCGTGATCAATCGCGATTTCGCCGATATCCGCGCCATCATGCTCGGCATGGGTTACGCGATGATGAGCACCGCGGCGGCCAAGGGCGAGAAAGCCGTGGTGGAGGCGGCCCGGAAGGCGATCGAGAATCCGCTGCTCGACGACGGCGGCGTTCGCGGCGCGCGCGGGACGCTCATCAACATCACCTCGTCGTCGCACCTGCCGATTCAGGACATCGACGAGGCCTGCACACTCATCTGGCAGGCCACCGAAAACGACGACGTCCACATCAACTGGGGCATGGTGCTCGATGAGAATCTCAAGGACGAAGTGAAGGTGACGGTGATCGCCACCGGCTTCGTGCGCGAAGGAATGGAAGCGCCGAGGAAGGTGGAGGTGCCGCGGACCCATCGCGTTTCCGCGCCGCCCGCCGTCGCTCCGGTGGCGACCACGCCGCCGGCGTTTGTCGCCAGCTTCGTCGATGAGCCGCCTCCGGCGCAGCAGTCTTCCACCGTGACGGCGCTGCCGCCCCACGTGATCGAGCCTGAGCCCGTGGAGCCGGACGAGATCATCACGTCGCCGCTCGAGACTCCGGATGAACCGATGTCTTCGGCGCGCGGCGATCGCGGCGGCAACCAGCAGGATTTGGACACGCCGGCGTTCCTACGGCGCGAGCGGCGTTTGTTCCAGTAG
- the ftsA gene encoding cell division protein FtsA yields the protein MATKPKYAVGVDAGSSRTRCVICVVEDHRLRFLGAGSVPSQGWQRGQVTDPKALSASILAAVKEAETRAKVLVDSVVVGLGGTSIESTQGFKPYEFSRPREITPNDLAYSVELASRVTTPTDRMLLHVFPQDFIVDGRAGYRYPVGLACTRLEANVLLVTTSEQEHDCIVTAAHQAHLSVEDTVFEPVAAAYASVLPEERHRGAAVVDLGMHSTGVAVYDGEAAAGVASLAVSSDHLTRDIAAGLRHGYGINVSYDDAETLKREYGCAVLGLTADNAEIEIPSEDGRQSHTIRRYQINEIIEARAQELFEFVRAEIVRVGMDQALMEGVFLTGGGARLPGILDMAEKILNCHAKYGLAVGVQDWPQNFQDPAWTTAAGLAMYSARLKLHRTRPRKPPGLLGFFGW from the coding sequence GTGGCGACTAAGCCGAAATACGCCGTTGGCGTCGACGCCGGAAGCTCACGAACGCGCTGCGTGATCTGCGTCGTCGAGGACCACCGTCTGCGCTTTCTCGGCGCTGGGTCGGTGCCGAGTCAGGGCTGGCAGCGCGGCCAGGTGACAGATCCGAAGGCGCTCTCGGCGTCGATCCTCGCCGCGGTGAAGGAAGCCGAAACGCGCGCCAAGGTGCTTGTCGATTCGGTGGTGGTGGGGCTTGGCGGCACATCGATCGAATCGACGCAGGGCTTCAAGCCGTACGAATTTTCGCGGCCGCGCGAGATTACGCCGAACGATCTCGCCTACTCGGTGGAACTCGCCTCGCGCGTCACCACGCCGACCGACCGTATGCTGCTCCACGTGTTCCCGCAGGATTTCATCGTCGATGGGCGCGCCGGCTACCGGTACCCGGTGGGCCTTGCGTGCACGCGGCTCGAAGCGAACGTCCTGCTTGTGACCACCTCCGAGCAGGAGCACGACTGCATCGTGACCGCCGCCCACCAGGCGCATCTCTCGGTGGAAGACACGGTGTTCGAGCCGGTGGCCGCAGCCTATGCCTCCGTGCTGCCGGAGGAGCGTCACCGCGGCGCTGCCGTGGTGGATCTCGGGATGCATTCCACCGGAGTCGCTGTCTACGACGGCGAAGCCGCTGCCGGCGTCGCTTCGCTCGCGGTGTCTTCCGATCACCTGACCCGCGATATCGCCGCGGGTCTCCGCCATGGCTACGGCATCAACGTTTCCTATGACGACGCCGAGACGTTGAAGCGCGAATATGGCTGCGCGGTGCTCGGGCTTACCGCGGACAACGCCGAAATCGAGATTCCCTCCGAAGACGGGCGGCAGTCCCACACCATCCGCCGCTACCAGATCAACGAAATCATCGAAGCGCGCGCGCAGGAGCTGTTCGAATTTGTGCGCGCTGAAATCGTGCGCGTGGGCATGGACCAGGCGCTCATGGAAGGCGTCTTCCTCACTGGAGGCGGCGCGCGTCTTCCCGGCATCCTCGACATGGCCGAGAAGATCCTCAACTGCCACGCCAAGTACGGCCTCGCCGTCGGCGTGCAGGACTGGCCCCAAAACTTTCAGGATCCGGCGTGGACCACCGCGGCGGGTTTGGCAATGTATTCGGCCCGATTGAAGCTACACCGCACCCGGCCCCGCAAACCGCCCGGGCTGCTCGGTTTCTTCGGTTGGTAA
- a CDS encoding cell division protein FtsQ/DivIB: MARKQATSLEVVTGIVAAARPYMVPVFGALAGLILLVLAVQRVEAFLMTDSRFLLRPAGPGRTGSPGLTVRGASLASVPALEAVFAADEGRSIFDVPLTERAAQVRKVQWVRGARVGRIWPNRVEVTVEERQPVAFVHLDPVRRGQPVRPRLIDPEGELLPVVEHHRFNLPVLTGIREDQTREERARLVRVMTTMLNDLGEPGRRVSEIDVRNPENVRIVYPTAHRAITLIMGDREWRARLEKFLRHYPEIRQNMPRAIELDLRLDGQIPAVQWDKEIPAEQEGRGD, from the coding sequence ATGGCCCGGAAACAAGCAACGTCACTCGAAGTGGTTACCGGCATCGTCGCGGCCGCCCGGCCTTACATGGTCCCGGTGTTCGGCGCGCTGGCCGGACTCATCCTCCTTGTGCTGGCCGTGCAGCGAGTGGAAGCCTTCCTCATGACGGATTCACGCTTCCTGCTTCGACCGGCGGGACCGGGCCGGACCGGCTCCCCCGGGCTCACCGTGCGCGGCGCTTCGCTCGCCTCCGTGCCCGCCTTGGAAGCCGTCTTCGCCGCCGACGAAGGGCGCAGCATCTTCGACGTGCCGCTCACCGAGCGGGCGGCGCAGGTGCGCAAGGTGCAGTGGGTGCGGGGTGCGCGCGTGGGCCGGATCTGGCCGAACCGCGTGGAGGTCACGGTGGAAGAGCGTCAGCCGGTTGCGTTCGTTCACCTGGACCCGGTGCGGCGCGGCCAGCCCGTGCGCCCGCGGCTGATCGATCCCGAGGGCGAGCTGCTGCCGGTGGTGGAGCACCATCGCTTCAACCTGCCTGTGCTCACCGGGATCCGCGAGGACCAGACCCGCGAAGAGCGCGCCCGGCTCGTCCGCGTGATGACCACCATGCTCAACGACCTTGGCGAGCCCGGCCGCCGCGTCTCTGAAATCGACGTCCGCAATCCGGAAAACGTCCGCATCGTGTACCCTACCGCCCACCGCGCGATCACGCTGATCATGGGCGACCGCGAATGGCGCGCGCGGCTCGAAAAGTTCCTTCGCCACTATCCCGAGATCCGGCAGAACATGCCGCGCGCCATCGAACTCGACCTGCGGCTGGACGGGCAGATCCCCGCCGTGCAGTGGGACAAGGAGATCCCCGCGGAACAGGAGGGCCGTGGCGACTAA
- the murC gene encoding UDP-N-acetylmuramate--L-alanine ligase: MFFKPQHLHFTGIGGIGMSGIAEVLLNLGYTISGSDVKLGPVTDRLASLGATIQEGHRASNVGGAKALVVTSAVAPDNPELQEARRLGIPIIPRGELLAELMRLKYGVAIGGSHGKTTTTSMTAALLSHAGLDPTVVVGGRVRAMGGSNARVGSSDFLLVESDESDGSFLKLAPILAVVTNIDREHLDHYGAFEKVLDAFAEFINKVPFYGAAILCLDDPYVQTILPRVKRRTITYGMSAQAGLRIANIQAGPHASRFRLQLRGEDLGEFELKVPGVHNVLNATAAAGIALELQVAPDTIREGLAAYAGVDRRMQVRGEAAGVTVMDDYGHHPTEIRATLDAARLGEWKRILVVFQPHRYSRTQLLMDEFARSFHAADRVFVTDIYAASEAPLEGVTAERLAKRLTEFGHRGAAYAGSVERAVDAAAEAAHPGDLIITLGAGSVSQAGDRILARLPQEVRS; the protein is encoded by the coding sequence ATGTTTTTTAAGCCCCAGCACCTGCATTTTACGGGCATCGGAGGCATAGGAATGAGCGGCATCGCCGAAGTGCTGCTCAATCTCGGTTACACCATCAGCGGCTCGGACGTGAAGCTCGGGCCGGTTACGGATCGTCTCGCTTCGCTTGGCGCGACGATTCAGGAGGGTCATCGCGCGTCCAACGTCGGCGGAGCCAAGGCGCTGGTGGTTACATCCGCCGTCGCGCCGGACAACCCGGAGTTACAGGAAGCGCGCCGGCTGGGAATCCCGATCATCCCGCGCGGCGAACTACTGGCCGAGTTGATGCGGCTGAAGTACGGCGTCGCCATCGGCGGCAGCCACGGCAAGACCACGACGACATCGATGACGGCCGCGCTGCTCAGCCATGCCGGGCTCGACCCCACGGTGGTGGTGGGCGGGCGCGTCCGCGCCATGGGTGGCTCCAACGCCCGCGTAGGGTCGAGCGATTTCCTCCTCGTCGAATCCGACGAGAGCGACGGATCGTTTCTCAAACTCGCCCCCATCCTCGCCGTCGTCACCAATATCGACCGCGAGCATCTCGACCACTACGGCGCTTTTGAAAAGGTGCTCGACGCCTTCGCGGAGTTCATTAATAAAGTCCCTTTCTACGGCGCGGCCATTCTCTGCCTGGACGACCCGTATGTGCAGACTATCCTCCCGCGGGTGAAGCGTCGTACCATTACGTATGGAATGAGCGCGCAGGCCGGGCTGCGGATCGCCAACATCCAGGCGGGCCCTCACGCGAGCCGGTTTCGCCTCCAGCTTCGAGGCGAGGATCTCGGCGAGTTCGAACTGAAAGTGCCGGGGGTGCACAACGTACTGAACGCCACGGCCGCGGCGGGAATCGCGCTCGAACTGCAAGTGGCGCCCGATACGATCCGCGAAGGGCTGGCGGCCTACGCGGGAGTGGACCGGCGGATGCAAGTGCGCGGCGAGGCCGCCGGCGTCACCGTCATGGACGACTACGGGCACCATCCCACCGAGATACGCGCCACGCTCGACGCCGCCCGGCTCGGCGAGTGGAAGCGCATCCTCGTGGTCTTTCAGCCGCATCGCTATTCGCGGACGCAGCTTCTCATGGACGAGTTCGCCCGGTCTTTCCACGCGGCGGACCGAGTGTTCGTCACTGACATCTACGCCGCCTCGGAAGCGCCGCTCGAAGGCGTCACCGCTGAGCGCCTGGCGAAGCGTCTTACCGAGTTCGGCCATCGCGGCGCCGCCTACGCCGGATCGGTGGAGCGCGCCGTGGACGCCGCCGCCGAGGCCGCCCATCCCGGCGACCTGATTATCACGCTCGGCGCCGGTTCGGTCTCCCAGGCCGGCGATCGAATTCTGGCGCGGCTTCCCCAGGAGGTCAGGAGTTAG